Proteins from one Brevibacillus humidisoli genomic window:
- a CDS encoding complex I subunit 4 family protein, whose translation MDNSMLLSLITFSPLLAILILAFVPKQHGGIIKQIGIIGTLLPLILSLMLFANFDYQQSQMQFVEHLPWIAVPIGVGAGGDLFTFPINYDMGVDGISMPLIVLTAIVGTLAAIASWQIKRRLKEYFILFHLLLIGMFGVFATQNLLLFFIFFELTLIPAYFLIGIWGYSERERAANKFLIYNGIGSAIMLIAFIAIFWTAPQLNADPTMNMTELRQILTSPDFLAMMEQVKPGLLAALFLALFIAFGIKLPIFPFHTWMLRVHVQAPVPIVMIHSGILLKMGAYGLIRLGIGFFPEQAYFFATWMAILGVINILYGAVLAFVQKDLKMVMAYSSISHMGIVLLGFAAMNTIGFQGAVFQTISHGFISALLFFLIGVIWERVETSQIDELGGLARSMPFVSGILLAAAMASLGLPGMSGFISEFLAFLGLFGTMPVIGTIGALGIILTAAYLLRAILRTTFGPTPDRFLSLADAQPIEVIPMIVLLGFIILLGIYPAVLSDPLQETLKTIVPIVTGIGG comes from the coding sequence ATGGACAATAGTATGTTGCTTAGCCTGATTACCTTTTCACCGCTCTTGGCAATTCTGATCCTGGCGTTCGTCCCCAAGCAACATGGCGGGATCATCAAACAGATCGGCATCATCGGTACGCTGCTGCCGCTGATCCTGTCGCTGATGTTATTTGCCAACTTTGACTATCAGCAATCGCAGATGCAGTTTGTCGAGCATCTGCCCTGGATCGCCGTTCCGATCGGAGTAGGAGCGGGCGGTGATTTGTTTACCTTCCCGATCAACTACGACATGGGAGTAGATGGGATTTCCATGCCGTTGATCGTGCTGACAGCGATCGTCGGAACGCTGGCGGCCATTGCATCGTGGCAGATCAAGCGTCGTCTGAAAGAGTACTTCATCCTCTTTCACCTGCTCTTGATCGGGATGTTTGGCGTGTTTGCGACACAAAACCTGCTTCTGTTCTTCATCTTCTTCGAATTGACCTTGATCCCGGCGTATTTCCTGATCGGGATCTGGGGCTACTCTGAACGGGAGCGGGCAGCGAACAAGTTTCTGATCTACAATGGTATCGGCTCGGCGATCATGTTGATAGCCTTTATCGCCATCTTTTGGACGGCACCGCAGTTGAATGCCGACCCTACGATGAACATGACAGAGTTGAGACAGATCCTGACCTCGCCCGATTTTCTGGCGATGATGGAGCAGGTTAAGCCTGGTCTTTTGGCCGCTCTGTTTCTCGCTTTGTTCATTGCCTTCGGTATCAAGCTGCCGATCTTTCCGTTCCATACCTGGATGCTGAGGGTTCACGTACAGGCTCCCGTGCCGATCGTGATGATCCACTCCGGCATCCTGCTGAAGATGGGCGCCTACGGATTGATTCGTCTAGGGATCGGGTTTTTCCCTGAGCAAGCCTACTTCTTCGCTACCTGGATGGCCATCCTTGGGGTGATCAATATTTTGTACGGTGCCGTATTGGCGTTTGTGCAAAAAGATCTGAAGATGGTGATGGCATACTCCAGTATCAGCCACATGGGGATTGTCCTGCTCGGCTTTGCTGCGATGAATACGATTGGCTTCCAGGGTGCTGTCTTTCAGACGATCTCCCACGGTTTTATCTCAGCGCTGCTGTTTTTCCTGATTGGCGTGATCTGGGAGCGCGTAGAGACATCGCAGATCGATGAATTGGGGGGACTGGCCAGATCGATGCCGTTTGTCAGCGGGATCTTGCTGGCCGCAGCGATGGCCTCCCTGGGACTGCCGGGGATGTCCGGCTTCATTAGTGAGTTCCTTGCCTTCCTCGGACTGTTTGGTACCATGCCGGTGATCGGGACCATTGGGGCACTGGGCATCATCTTGACAGCAGCTTACCTGCTGCGGGCCATTCTCCGCACCACGTTTGGCCCCACACCGGATCGGTTCCTGAGCTTGGCCGATGCGCAGCCTATCGAAGTGATCCCGATGATCGTCCTGCTCGGTTTTATCATCCTGCTCGGGATTTATCCGGCTGTGCTGAGCGATCCACTGCAAGAAACGCTGAAAACCATTGTACCAATCGTAACGGGAATAGGAGGGTAA